From Pelmatolapia mariae isolate MD_Pm_ZW linkage group LG1, Pm_UMD_F_2, whole genome shotgun sequence, one genomic window encodes:
- the LOC134618135 gene encoding leukotriene B4 receptor 1-like encodes MNHSVELSPSEEFDGSTAVACVILGLSFLVGAPGNVLVIWTILRHVKQRSHTVVIILHLAVADLLVLITLPLWIYSLAHTWVFGAVLCKTLVYTVTVCMFSSIFLITVMSVERFLAICHPFLMMRWKTKSNIKIYLVLLWLLAFLLGVPALTQNLEETDGNVQCFTRELNSDTNTIIVLCLETLLGFIVPFIVLSICYCLVAAEIKKMSFNLKEKSMVLIHAIVIAFTVCWLPYHVINIIDLICILSWPDTDDDCVSKPIIFIAGALVFISSSVNPVLYTLFAKNLQGSLEESRLVRLFKEIATNTNKVRELAVQQQTDQRAASTKEELLSDCV; translated from the coding sequence ATGAACCACTCAGTTGAGTTGTCTCCTTCAGAGGAGTTTGATGGCAGCACAGCAGTGGCGTGTGTGATCCTCGGGTTGTCCTTCCTGGTTGGAGCTCCTGGGAACGTGCTGGTGATCTGGACCATCCTGAGACATGTCAAGCAGCGCTCCCATACTGTGGTGATCATTCTGCACTTGGCTGTTGCAGACCTGCTGGTTCTCATCACCCTGCCTCTATGGATCTACTCTCTGGCTCACACTTGGGTGTTTGGAGCGGTATTGTGCAAGACCTTAGTGTACACTGTGACTGTGTGCATGTTCAGCAGCATCTTCTTGATCACTGTTATGAGCGTGGAGCGCTTTCTTGCCATCTGTCATCCATTTCTGATGATGCGCTGGAAGACAAAAagcaatataaaaatatatcttgTACTTTTGTGGCTGCTTGCTTTCCTTCTAGGAGTGCCTGCCTTAACACAGAATCTGGAAGAAACTGATGGAAATGTGCAATGTTTCACCAGGGAATTAAACTCTGACACCAACACAATTATCGTCCTTTGCCTAGAAACCTTGTTGGGCTTTATAGTTCCTTTCATTGTTCTAAGTATCTGCTACTGTCTAGTAGCTGCAGAGATCAAGAAGATGAGTTTCAATTTAAAAGAGAAATCCATGGTTCTCATCCATGCTATAGTGATTGCTTTCACAGTGTGCTGGTTGCCTTACCACGTTATCAACATTATTGATCTGATTTGTATCTTAAGCTGGCCAGACACTGACGACGACTGTGTATCAAAGCCTATCATCTTCATAGCTGGTGCCCTGGTTTTCATCAGTAGTTCAGTAAATCCTGTGTTATATACCTTATTTGCAAAGAACTTACAAGGGAGTCTGGAAGAGTCCCGACTAGTGAGGCTATTTAAGGAAATAGCCACTAACACAAACAAAGTGAGGGAGCTGGCAGTGCAACAGCAGACAGACCAGAGGGCAGCAAGTACAAAAGAAGAGCTGCTATCTGACTGTGTGTGA
- the si:dkey-148a17.6 gene encoding leukotriene B4 receptor 1 produces the protein MNNTYQLSSQEEMAPSEFDGGTTVACVILGLSFLVGAPGNLLVIWTILRHVKKRSHTVVIILHLAVADLLVLITLPLWIYSLAHSWIFGEVSCKAMVFMINTCMYSSVFLITLMSVERFVAVRYPFASAHWKRKQALNKVLLVLWTAALLFSIPVIPTQIVDNDSGEDHCLYREYTSVTQELVCVLLETLVGYIIPFSILVVCYGCLCSRITRMTLKSKRKSTILIASVVVAFGICWTPHHIGNILSLIILATENSYKDVAEHLENVRATMAFVTGAMVFISSTVNPILYMFAARSFRSSLRDTGIQKLFRHISSTSPGEGNREVSYVSKRPSNQTSTSHVLSESKDQIGVLMTMCENNPSGQRNCTMPVSSV, from the coding sequence ATGAACAACACATACCAGCTGTCTTCTCAAGAGGAAATGGCCCCTTCAGAGTTTGATGGTGGGACAACGGTGGCGTGTGTGATCCTTGGTTTGTCCTTCCTGGTTGGAGCTCCTGGGAACCTGCTGGTGATCTGGACCATCCTGAGACATGTTAAAAAGCGCTCCCACACAGTGGTGATTATTCTACACCTGGCTGTTGCGGACCTGCTTGTCCTCATCACCCTGCCTCTGTGGATCTACTCTCTGGCCCACTCCTGGATATTTGGGGAGGTATCTTGCAAAGCCATGGTGTTCATGATCAACACGTGTATGTACAGCAGCGTTTTCCTCATCACCCTCATGAGCGTGGAGCGTTTTGTGGCTGTGCGATATCCCTTTGCTTCAGCTCACTGGAAGAGGAAACAAGCTCTGAATAAAGTACTGCTGGTTCTGTGGACTGCAGCACTCTTGTTCAGCATACCTGTCATTCCAACTCAGATAGTTGACAACGATTCTGGTGAGGATCACTGCCTATACCGTGAATATACTTCTGTGACCCAGGAACTGGTGTGTGTCTTGTTAGAGACACTGGTTGGCTACATAATACCCTTCTCCATCCTTGTGGTCTGCTATGGCTGCCTCTGCAGCCGGATTACTCGGATGACTCTCAAATCCAAACGCAAGTCCACCATCCTGATCGCCAGTGTCGTGGTTGCATTTGGCATTTGCTGGACACCTCATCACATAGGAAATATCCTCTCGCTGATCATCCTGGCAACTGAAAACTCCTACAAGGATGTAGCAGAACATTTGGAAAATGTGAGGGCCACTATGGCTTTTGTCACTGGAGCCATGgtctttatcagcagcacagttAACCCCATCCTCTACATGTTTGCAGCTCGCTCCTTCAGGAGCTCCCTCCGTGACACAGGCATCCAGAAGCTCTTCCGCCACATCTCGAGCACCTCCCCAGGTGAGGGCAACAGGGAGGTGTCCTATGTGTCCAAGAGACCCAGCAATCAGACCAGCACCTCTCATGTGCTATCTGAGTCAAAAGATCAAATAGGTGTGTTGATGACAATGTGTGAAAACAATCCATCTGGGCAGAGAAATTGTACAATGCCTGTTAGCTCCGTGTAG